A stretch of the Ostrea edulis chromosome 9, xbOstEdul1.1, whole genome shotgun sequence genome encodes the following:
- the LOC125659472 gene encoding multiple epidermal growth factor-like domains protein 11 isoform X2: protein MLLLLSTCLCILIVSCSGTSAGNCSDRHKTECCKNYRLVNNICIPCQDGWYGTNCSTMCPEGFFGPFCNEKCPADCNETCHHVHGLCDGGYTKLGDDVTVQDNSGARKWRSSNFSVFFRSPQTWIIVGCVIGSFALVCIVVAGISRCRGIKVKSSWKPTFSVYNDGNHSNVDGQLSSICCEPNTSKSSLRLPCKDCVINPTGKVIVSDIPVYSPVPEESTPAQTYSCITDEEDSYYTSPSLTRRFTSFKRNAGEKRRNRSPLDIDEKYMMIKTGGDVNTPEFCDPGHSADVPDESNAYFILEKTHPQNDDSALTNIENLPPPRFSVIGNGM, encoded by the exons ATGCTTTTGCTCCTTTCGACTTGTTTGTGCATATTAATTGTTTCATGCAGTGGAACAAGTGCAGGGAACTGTTCGGACAG aCACAAGACTGAATGTTGTAAAAATTACAGACTAGTAAATAATATCTGCATCC CATGTCAAGATGGATGGTATGGAACCAACTGCTCTACAATGTGTCCGGAGGGATTCTTCGGTCCTTTTTGTAACGAGAAGTGTCCCGCAGATTGTAACGAAACATGTCACCACGTACACGGATTGTGTGATGG GGGATATACGAAGCTTGGTGATGACGTCACAGTACAAGATAATTCTG GTGCCAGAAAATGGAGAAGTAGCAATTTCTCAGTATTCTTCCGATCACCACAAACCTGGATAATCGTTGGATGTGTAATTGGGAGCTTTGCACTCGTTTGTATAGTTGTCGCAGGAATCAGCAGATG cCGTGGAATTAAAGTGAAGAGTTCGTGGAAACCAACATTTTCAGTTTACAACG ATGGGAATCATTCGAACGTAGATGGACAATTATCCTCGATATGCTGTGAACCAAACACCTCGAAATCGAGCCTTCGCCTTCCATGCAAAGACTGCGTAATTAACCCGACTGGGAAGGTCATAGTAAGTGACATACCTGTATATTCACCAGTACCTGAGGAAAGCACGCCAGCTCAAACCTACTCTTGCATCACAGATGAAGAAGATTCTTATTATACAAGTCCTTCTCTAACAAGGCGATTTACGTCATTCAAACGCAATGCAGGTGAAAAAAGGCGCAATAGAAGCCCATTGGACATAGACGAAAAATACATGATGATTAAAACCGGAGGCGATGTTAATACCCCAGAGTTCTGTGATCCAGGACACTCGGCTGATGTACCTGATGAAAGCaatgcatattttattttagaaaagacACATCCGCAGAATGACGACAGTGCTTTAACCAATATAGAAAATTTGCCCCCTCCTCGGTTTAGTGTTATAGGAAATGGCATGTAA
- the LOC125659472 gene encoding uncharacterized protein LOC125659472 isoform X1: MLLLLSTCLCILIVSCSGTSAGNCSDRHKTECCKNYRLVNNICIPCQDGWYGTNCSTMCPEGFFGPFCNEKCPADCNETCHHVHGLCDERTWGYTKLGDDVTVQDNSGARKWRSSNFSVFFRSPQTWIIVGCVIGSFALVCIVVAGISRCRGIKVKSSWKPTFSVYNDGNHSNVDGQLSSICCEPNTSKSSLRLPCKDCVINPTGKVIVSDIPVYSPVPEESTPAQTYSCITDEEDSYYTSPSLTRRFTSFKRNAGEKRRNRSPLDIDEKYMMIKTGGDVNTPEFCDPGHSADVPDESNAYFILEKTHPQNDDSALTNIENLPPPRFSVIGNGM; encoded by the exons ATGCTTTTGCTCCTTTCGACTTGTTTGTGCATATTAATTGTTTCATGCAGTGGAACAAGTGCAGGGAACTGTTCGGACAG aCACAAGACTGAATGTTGTAAAAATTACAGACTAGTAAATAATATCTGCATCC CATGTCAAGATGGATGGTATGGAACCAACTGCTCTACAATGTGTCCGGAGGGATTCTTCGGTCCTTTTTGTAACGAGAAGTGTCCCGCAGATTGTAACGAAACATGTCACCACGTACACGGATTGTGTGATG aACGAACTTGGGGATATACGAAGCTTGGTGATGACGTCACAGTACAAGATAATTCTG GTGCCAGAAAATGGAGAAGTAGCAATTTCTCAGTATTCTTCCGATCACCACAAACCTGGATAATCGTTGGATGTGTAATTGGGAGCTTTGCACTCGTTTGTATAGTTGTCGCAGGAATCAGCAGATG cCGTGGAATTAAAGTGAAGAGTTCGTGGAAACCAACATTTTCAGTTTACAACG ATGGGAATCATTCGAACGTAGATGGACAATTATCCTCGATATGCTGTGAACCAAACACCTCGAAATCGAGCCTTCGCCTTCCATGCAAAGACTGCGTAATTAACCCGACTGGGAAGGTCATAGTAAGTGACATACCTGTATATTCACCAGTACCTGAGGAAAGCACGCCAGCTCAAACCTACTCTTGCATCACAGATGAAGAAGATTCTTATTATACAAGTCCTTCTCTAACAAGGCGATTTACGTCATTCAAACGCAATGCAGGTGAAAAAAGGCGCAATAGAAGCCCATTGGACATAGACGAAAAATACATGATGATTAAAACCGGAGGCGATGTTAATACCCCAGAGTTCTGTGATCCAGGACACTCGGCTGATGTACCTGATGAAAGCaatgcatattttattttagaaaagacACATCCGCAGAATGACGACAGTGCTTTAACCAATATAGAAAATTTGCCCCCTCCTCGGTTTAGTGTTATAGGAAATGGCATGTAA
- the LOC125659472 gene encoding uncharacterized protein LOC125659472 isoform X3: MLLLLSTCLCILIVSCSGTSAGNCSDRHKTECCKNYRLVNNICIPCQDGWYGTNCSTMCPEGFFGPFCNEKCPADCNETCHHVHGLCDGARKWRSSNFSVFFRSPQTWIIVGCVIGSFALVCIVVAGISRCRGIKVKSSWKPTFSVYNDGNHSNVDGQLSSICCEPNTSKSSLRLPCKDCVINPTGKVIVSDIPVYSPVPEESTPAQTYSCITDEEDSYYTSPSLTRRFTSFKRNAGEKRRNRSPLDIDEKYMMIKTGGDVNTPEFCDPGHSADVPDESNAYFILEKTHPQNDDSALTNIENLPPPRFSVIGNGM; the protein is encoded by the exons ATGCTTTTGCTCCTTTCGACTTGTTTGTGCATATTAATTGTTTCATGCAGTGGAACAAGTGCAGGGAACTGTTCGGACAG aCACAAGACTGAATGTTGTAAAAATTACAGACTAGTAAATAATATCTGCATCC CATGTCAAGATGGATGGTATGGAACCAACTGCTCTACAATGTGTCCGGAGGGATTCTTCGGTCCTTTTTGTAACGAGAAGTGTCCCGCAGATTGTAACGAAACATGTCACCACGTACACGGATTGTGTGATG GTGCCAGAAAATGGAGAAGTAGCAATTTCTCAGTATTCTTCCGATCACCACAAACCTGGATAATCGTTGGATGTGTAATTGGGAGCTTTGCACTCGTTTGTATAGTTGTCGCAGGAATCAGCAGATG cCGTGGAATTAAAGTGAAGAGTTCGTGGAAACCAACATTTTCAGTTTACAACG ATGGGAATCATTCGAACGTAGATGGACAATTATCCTCGATATGCTGTGAACCAAACACCTCGAAATCGAGCCTTCGCCTTCCATGCAAAGACTGCGTAATTAACCCGACTGGGAAGGTCATAGTAAGTGACATACCTGTATATTCACCAGTACCTGAGGAAAGCACGCCAGCTCAAACCTACTCTTGCATCACAGATGAAGAAGATTCTTATTATACAAGTCCTTCTCTAACAAGGCGATTTACGTCATTCAAACGCAATGCAGGTGAAAAAAGGCGCAATAGAAGCCCATTGGACATAGACGAAAAATACATGATGATTAAAACCGGAGGCGATGTTAATACCCCAGAGTTCTGTGATCCAGGACACTCGGCTGATGTACCTGATGAAAGCaatgcatattttattttagaaaagacACATCCGCAGAATGACGACAGTGCTTTAACCAATATAGAAAATTTGCCCCCTCCTCGGTTTAGTGTTATAGGAAATGGCATGTAA